A genomic window from Camelina sativa cultivar DH55 chromosome 2, Cs, whole genome shotgun sequence includes:
- the LOC104746609 gene encoding probable galactinol--sucrose galactosyltransferase 4 produces the protein MTARLTSFKECKKFRNYKGGSFITSDASHFNPLKPKMIIYKATERIQAIILRRKLVRESPEQDLHELDEKIKILSEELNAMFDVVEDEESLGSEDASGTGMEAFTRDLRTRFKSLDDIYVWHALCGAWNGVRPETLTQLKAKVVPYDMSPSLDGTMTDLAVDKIXVLVCAESGSTQVKESSFSSIAYVHICDSPYNLMREAFSALRVHMNTFKLLEEKKLPKIVDKFGWCTWDACYLTVDPATIWTGVKEFEDGGVCPKFIIIDDGWQSINFDGDELHKDAENLVLGGEQMTARLTSFKECKKFRNYKGGSFITSDASHFNPLKPKMIIYKATERIQAIILRRKLVRESPEQDLHELDEKIKILSEELNAMFDVVEDEESLGSEDASGTGMEAFTRDLRTRFKSLDDIYVWHALCGAWNGVRPETLTQLKAKVVPYDMSPSLDGTMTDLAVDKIEEAGIGLVHPSKAHEFYDSMHSYLASVGVTGAKIDVFQTLESVAEEHGGRVELAKAYYNGLTESMIKNFNGTEVIASMQQCNEFFFLATKQISIGRVGDDFWWQDPNGDPQGVYWLQGVHMIHCSYNSFWMGHMIQPDWDMFQSDHVCAEYHAASRAICGGPVYLSDHLGKASHNFDLIKKLVFSDGTIPRCIHYALPTRDSLFKNPLFDSESILKIFNFNKFGGVIGAFNCQGAGWSPKDHVIKGYKECYTAVSGTVHVSDIEWDQNPEAAGSQVSYTGDYLVYKQQSEEILFMNSKSDAITITLEPSAFDLFSFVPVTELGSSGVRFAPLGLINMFNCVGTVQNMEVTGDNIIRVDLKGEGSFMAYSSVAPVMCYLNDKEAEFKWEEETGKLSFFVPWVEQSGGISHLSFTF, from the exons ATGACTGCGAGGCTTACCAGCTTCAAGGAGTGTAAGAAGTTCAGAAACTATAAAGGTGGATCCTTTATAACATCTGATGCATCTCACTTCAATCCTCTCAAGCCGAAGATGATTATCTACAAAGCAACCGAGCGAATTCAGGCGATTATACTGAGACGGAAGTTGGTTCGTGAGTCTCCTGAACAAGATCTACACGAACTTGATGAAAAGATCAAGATTTTGAGTGAAGAACTCAATGCAATGTTCGATGTGGTTGAGGATGAAGAGTCTTTGGGTTCTGAGGATGCTTCAGGCACAGGTATGGAGGCTTTCACAAGGGATTTGAGGACAAGGTTTAAGAGTTTGGATGATATCTATGTGTGGCATGCTCTGTGTGGTGCTTGGAATGGTGTTAGGCCTGAAACCCTGACGCAGTTGAAGGCCAAGGTTGTTCCTTATGACATGTCACCTAGTCTAGATGGTACAATGACTGATCTTGCAGTCGACAAGATTGNCGTCTTGGTCTGTGCAGAGAGTGGCTCTACTCAAGTGAAAGAGTCATCTTTCAGTTCCATTGCCTACGTTCACATTTGTGACTCTCCTTATAACCTCATGAGAGAGGCCTTTAGTGCACTTCGTGTCCATATGAACACTTTCAAGCTTCTCGAAGAGAAGAAGCTTCCCAAAATCGTCGATAAGTTTGGATGGTGCACTTGGGATGCTTGCTACTTGACCGTTGATCCTGCAACCATTTGGACCGGAGTTAAGGAGTTTGAAGATGGTGGCGTGTGTCCGAAGTTCATAATCATTGATGATGGATGGCAAAGTATTAACTTTGATGGTGATGAGCTACACAAAGACGCTGAGAATCTTGTTCTTGGTGGAGAGCAAATGACTGCGAGGCTTACCAGCTTCAAGGAGTGTAAGAAGTTCAGAAACTATAAAGGTGGATCCTTTATAACATCTGATGCATCTCACTTCAATCCTCTCAAGCCGAAGATGATTATCTACAAAGCAACCGAGCGAATTCAGGCGATTATACTGAGACGGAAGTTGGTTCGTGAGTCTCCTGAACAAGATCTACACGAACTTGATGAAAAGATCAAGATTTTGAGTGAAGAACTCAATGCAATGTTCGATGTGGTTGAGGATGAAGAGTCTTTGGGTTCTGAGGATGCTTCAGGCACAGGTATGGAGGCTTTCACAAGGGATTTGAGGACAAGGTTTAAGAGTTTGGATGATATCTATGTGTGGCATGCTCTGTGTGGTGCTTGGAATGGTGTTAGGCCTGAAACCCTGACGCAGTTGAAGGCCAAGGTTGTTCCTTATGACATGTCACCTAGTCTAGATGGTACAATGACTGATCTTGCAGTCGACAAGATTGAGGAAGCTGGGATTGGTCTTGTTCATCCTTCTAAAGCTCATGAATTCTACGATTCCATGCACTCTTATCTTGCTAGTGTTGGTGTTACAGGAGCCAAGATTGATGTTTTCCAG accTTGGAGTCCGTAGCAGAAGAACATGGAGGAAGAGTGGAGCTTGCTAAAGCTTACTACAATGGTCTGACCGAATCCATGATCAAGAATTTCAATGGAACCGAAGTCATTGCCAGTATGCAACAGTGCAATGAGTTCTTCTTCCTGGCCACAAAGCAAATCTCTATCGGCAGAGTTg GTGATGACTTTTGGTGGCAAGACCCAAATGGTGACCCACAAGGAGTGTATTGGCTACAAGGAGTGCACATGATTCACTGTTCTTACAACAGCTTTTGGATGGGTCATATGATTCAACCAGATTGGGACATGTTCCAATCAGACCATGTCTGCGCCGAGTACCACGCTGCATCTCGAGCCATCTGCGGTGGGCCTGTCTATCTCAGTGACCATCTTGGCAAAGCCTCACATAACTTTGATCTTATCAAGAAACTTGTTTTCTCTGATGGTACCATCCCAAGGTGTATCCACTATGCTCTTCCCACTAGAGATTCACTCTTCAAGAACCCTTTGTTTGACAGCGAATCAATCCTCAAGATCTTCAACTTCAACAAG TTTGGAGGAGTAATCGGAGCATTCAACTGTCAAGGAGCTGGTTGGAGCCCAAAGGACCATGTGATCAAGGGCTACAAAGAATGTTACACGGCAGTTTCGGGAACGGTTCATGTCTCGGACATCGAATGGGATCAAAACCCAGAAGCTGCAGGTTCTCAAGTGAGCTACACCGGAGATTACTTGGTGTACAAGCAGCAATCTGAAGAAATCCTTTTCATGAACTCAAAATCAGACGCGATCACGATAACCCTAGAACCATCTGCGTTTGATCTATTCAGTTTCGTGCCGGTCACGGAACTGGGAAGCTCAGGGGTTAGATTTGCTCCTCTAGGGTTGATCAACATGTTCAACTGCGTCGGAACTGTTCAAAACATGGAGGTCACTGGTGATAACATTATAAGAGTTGACTTGAAAGGCGAAGGAAGTTTCATGGCGTAT